A section of the Streptomyces sp. CG1 genome encodes:
- a CDS encoding TetR family transcriptional regulator — translation MPDNAQTQAQTQKEQPRRRQARGERRIAQLLEAAARVFCTTGYTAASTNAIAREAGVSPGTLYQFFPNKEAIAIELGDRLVHEMRETYGEALAPVDPATPLEEAIGSAIDRFMTFNTEHPVFFALMHGPDIPGRMAETHDQLHATLVGRIEGLLASLMPAATPADVTRTAHVCLGIYKAGLELVLAHEGAERAAYVQEIKDVLIRYLDPLMRDRPGHG, via the coding sequence GTGCCCGACAACGCGCAGACACAGGCGCAGACACAGAAGGAGCAGCCGCGCCGCCGACAGGCCCGCGGGGAGCGCCGTATCGCCCAGCTGCTCGAAGCGGCCGCCCGGGTCTTCTGCACCACCGGCTACACCGCCGCCAGCACCAACGCCATCGCCCGCGAGGCCGGCGTCTCACCGGGGACGCTCTACCAGTTCTTCCCGAACAAGGAGGCGATCGCGATCGAGCTGGGCGACCGGCTCGTCCACGAGATGCGGGAGACCTACGGCGAGGCGCTGGCCCCCGTGGACCCCGCCACCCCGCTGGAGGAGGCCATCGGTTCCGCCATCGACCGGTTCATGACCTTCAACACCGAACACCCGGTGTTCTTCGCGCTGATGCACGGCCCCGACATCCCGGGCCGAATGGCCGAGACGCACGACCAGCTGCACGCCACACTGGTCGGCCGGATCGAGGGCCTGCTCGCCTCCCTCATGCCCGCCGCCACCCCGGCCGACGTCACCCGCACGGCGCATGTCTGCCTCGGCATCTACAAGGCCGGCCTGGAGCTGGTCCTCGCCCACGAGGGCGCCGAGCGGGCGGCCTACGTCCAGGAGATCAAGGACGTCCTGATCCGCTATCTGGACCCGCTGATGCGCGACCGGCCCGGCCACGGGTGA
- a CDS encoding PrsW family intramembrane metalloprotease, producing MSHSPPPGTPKARIPGPQQPPPPYPRIGAGLWRRCLGGGLALWSLTAWVTYETRNTTLLPTLILLGSFLAPVAFVLWAYERHGRDLGVSAILGCFLTGGALGVLGASLMESYLLHPAPGMFAGVGLIEEAAKLAALVFALRRQPYLRGLRAGLVLGAAVGFGFAALESAGYAFDAAASAQGIDLRTLLETEILRGVLAPLGHGLWTAIAGGVLLSRRRLNGDFRLAAPVLGTYLGVSLLHALWDSTHGLAIWMVARLTGAGLQGRLFAQGYLVRPSVEQEHLFTLFSVGGLALVALAGVGWARSLAHRTPSWRGTP from the coding sequence GTGAGCCACTCCCCGCCTCCCGGCACGCCCAAGGCCCGCATACCCGGCCCCCAGCAGCCGCCACCGCCATACCCCCGCATCGGGGCGGGCCTGTGGCGGCGCTGTCTGGGCGGCGGGCTCGCCCTGTGGTCGCTGACCGCGTGGGTCACGTACGAGACGCGGAACACTACGCTGCTGCCGACGCTGATCCTGCTCGGCAGCTTTCTCGCACCGGTCGCCTTCGTGCTGTGGGCGTACGAGCGGCACGGCCGTGACCTGGGCGTCAGCGCGATCCTCGGCTGCTTCCTGACCGGTGGGGCCCTCGGCGTACTCGGCGCCTCGCTGATGGAGTCGTACCTGCTGCACCCCGCGCCCGGGATGTTCGCCGGCGTCGGCCTGATCGAGGAGGCGGCCAAGCTCGCGGCGCTGGTGTTCGCGCTGCGCCGGCAGCCGTACCTGCGCGGGCTGCGTGCCGGACTGGTGCTCGGGGCGGCCGTCGGCTTCGGTTTCGCGGCCCTGGAGAGCGCCGGGTACGCCTTCGACGCGGCCGCCTCCGCCCAGGGCATCGATCTGCGCACCCTGCTGGAGACGGAGATCCTGCGCGGGGTGCTCGCCCCCTTGGGGCACGGCCTGTGGACGGCGATCGCCGGTGGCGTCCTGCTGTCCCGGCGCCGCCTGAACGGGGACTTCCGCCTCGCCGCGCCGGTGCTCGGCACCTACCTGGGCGTGTCCCTGCTGCACGCCCTGTGGGACTCCACGCACGGCCTCGCGATCTGGATGGTCGCCCGGCTGACCGGCGCCGGCCTGCAGGGACGGCTGTTCGCCCAGGGGTACCTCGTCCGGCCGAGCGTCGAGCAGGAACACCTGTTCACGTTGTTCTCGGTCGGTGGGCTGGCCCTGGTCGCCCTGGCGGGGGTCGGCTGGGCTCGGTCGCTGGCACACCGGACCCCCTCTTGGAGAGGTACCCCCTAG
- a CDS encoding heavy-metal-associated domain-containing protein, producing MTAHTDTPGSVTTVYKVTGMSCGHCEGAVSGEISEIPGVSSVKAVASTGEVTVVSEAPLDDEAVRAAVDEAGFELAGRA from the coding sequence ATGACCGCCCACACCGACACCCCTGGCTCCGTCACCACCGTCTACAAGGTGACCGGCATGAGCTGTGGCCACTGCGAAGGCGCCGTCTCCGGCGAGATCTCCGAGATCCCCGGCGTCAGCTCGGTGAAGGCCGTCGCGTCGACGGGCGAGGTGACCGTGGTCTCCGAGGCCCCGCTGGACGACGAGGCCGTGCGCGCCGCCGTGGACGAAGCCGGCTTCGAACTGGCCGGCAGGGCCTGA
- a CDS encoding heavy metal translocating P-type ATPase — MTSTTAETGTATPIGDASEAGTSEVELLIGGMTCASCAARVEKKLNRMEGVSATVNYATEKAKIAFGEGVGVADLIATVEKTGYTAEEPAPPQPEPEPDPEAAPEAPERDPELGALRHRLLVSALLAAPVVLLAMIPALQFDNWQWLSLTLAAPAVVWGGAPFHRAAWTNARHGAATMDTLVSVGTLAAFGWSLWALFFGDAGMTGMHDEFRFTVSRMDGASTIYLEVAAGVVALILLGRYLEARSKRRAGAALKALMQLGAKDVAVLREGREVRVPVGSLAVGDRFVARPGEKIATDGTVLEGVSAVDASMLTGESVPVDVGPGDRVTGATVNAGGRLVVEATRVGADTQLARMARLVEDAQNGKAEVQRLADRISAVFVPVVILIAVATFGVWLGFTGDTVAAFTAAVAVLIIACPCALGLATPTALMVGTGRGAQLGILIKGPEVLESTRRVDTVVLDKTGTVTTGRMTLQAVYAAEGEDEKELLRLAGALEHASEHPVARAIAAGAEERTGALPAVERFENVPGRGVRGRVDGREVAVGRLYDVLPQDLARAAREAEQEGRTAVVASWDGRARGILAVADAIKETSAEAVAGLSALGLRPVLLTGDNRTVAEAVARTVGIGSGDVFAEVLPEDKVDVVRRLQREGRTVAMVGDGVNDAAALATADLGLAMGTGTDAAIEAGDLTLVRGDLRVAADAIRLSRRTLATIKGNLVWAFGYNVAALPLAAAGLLNPMIAGAAMAFSSVFVVTNSLRLRRFR, encoded by the coding sequence ATGACCAGTACCACCGCAGAGACCGGGACGGCGACCCCGATAGGCGACGCCTCCGAGGCCGGCACCTCCGAGGTCGAGCTGCTCATCGGCGGCATGACCTGCGCCTCCTGCGCCGCCCGGGTGGAGAAGAAGCTCAACCGCATGGAGGGCGTCAGCGCCACCGTCAACTACGCCACCGAGAAGGCGAAGATCGCCTTCGGGGAGGGCGTCGGAGTGGCCGACCTCATCGCCACCGTGGAGAAGACGGGATACACCGCCGAGGAGCCCGCGCCGCCGCAGCCGGAGCCGGAGCCGGATCCCGAAGCGGCCCCGGAAGCCCCCGAGCGGGATCCCGAACTCGGCGCCCTGCGCCACCGGCTGCTCGTCTCCGCGCTGCTCGCCGCACCCGTGGTCCTGCTCGCGATGATCCCGGCGCTGCAGTTCGACAACTGGCAGTGGCTGTCGCTGACGCTCGCCGCACCCGCCGTCGTCTGGGGCGGTGCGCCCTTCCACCGGGCCGCCTGGACCAACGCCCGCCACGGCGCCGCCACCATGGACACCCTGGTCTCGGTCGGCACGCTGGCCGCGTTCGGCTGGTCGCTGTGGGCCCTGTTCTTCGGTGACGCGGGCATGACCGGCATGCACGACGAGTTCCGCTTCACCGTCTCGCGCATGGACGGCGCCTCCACCATCTATCTGGAGGTCGCCGCCGGAGTCGTCGCCCTGATCCTGCTCGGCCGCTATCTGGAGGCCCGCTCCAAGCGGCGCGCGGGCGCGGCCCTGAAGGCGCTGATGCAGCTGGGTGCCAAGGACGTCGCCGTACTGCGCGAGGGCCGTGAGGTGCGCGTCCCCGTCGGCTCCCTGGCCGTCGGCGACCGGTTCGTCGCACGGCCCGGCGAGAAGATCGCCACCGACGGCACGGTGCTCGAGGGCGTCTCCGCGGTGGACGCGTCCATGCTGACCGGCGAGTCGGTGCCGGTGGACGTCGGTCCGGGCGACCGGGTCACCGGCGCCACGGTCAACGCGGGCGGCCGGCTGGTCGTCGAGGCCACCCGGGTAGGCGCCGACACCCAGCTCGCCCGGATGGCGCGGCTCGTGGAGGACGCGCAGAACGGCAAGGCCGAGGTGCAGCGGCTCGCGGACCGGATCTCCGCGGTCTTCGTGCCCGTGGTCATCCTCATCGCCGTCGCCACCTTCGGCGTCTGGCTGGGCTTCACCGGTGACACGGTCGCCGCGTTCACGGCCGCGGTCGCCGTCCTGATCATCGCCTGCCCCTGCGCGCTCGGCCTGGCGACGCCGACCGCGCTGATGGTCGGCACCGGGCGCGGCGCCCAGCTCGGCATCCTCATCAAGGGCCCCGAGGTACTGGAGTCCACGCGCCGCGTCGACACGGTCGTCCTCGACAAGACCGGCACCGTCACCACCGGCCGGATGACCCTCCAGGCGGTGTACGCCGCCGAGGGCGAGGACGAGAAGGAGCTGCTCCGGCTCGCCGGCGCCCTGGAACACGCCTCCGAACACCCGGTCGCCCGCGCGATCGCCGCCGGCGCCGAGGAACGCACCGGAGCACTCCCCGCGGTCGAGCGCTTCGAGAACGTCCCCGGGCGCGGCGTACGCGGTCGTGTGGACGGCCGTGAGGTGGCCGTGGGGCGCCTCTACGACGTGCTGCCACAGGACTTGGCCCGGGCGGCCCGCGAGGCCGAGCAGGAGGGCCGTACGGCCGTCGTGGCCAGCTGGGACGGGCGGGCTCGCGGGATCCTCGCCGTCGCCGACGCGATCAAGGAGACCAGCGCCGAGGCGGTGGCTGGACTGAGCGCACTGGGCCTGCGGCCGGTACTGCTCACCGGGGACAACCGCACCGTCGCCGAGGCGGTCGCGCGCACGGTCGGCATCGGCTCCGGGGACGTGTTCGCCGAGGTGCTCCCCGAGGACAAGGTGGACGTCGTACGACGACTGCAGCGCGAGGGGCGGACCGTGGCCATGGTCGGCGACGGCGTCAACGACGCGGCCGCGCTCGCCACCGCCGACCTGGGCCTCGCCATGGGCACCGGCACGGACGCGGCGATCGAGGCGGGCGACCTGACCCTGGTCCGCGGTGACCTGCGAGTCGCGGCCGACGCCATCCGGCTCTCCCGGCGCACGCTGGCCACCATCAAGGGCAACCTGGTGTGGGCCTTCGGCTACAACGTGGCCGCGCTGCCACTGGCCGCGGCCGGGCTGCTCAACCCGATGATCGCCGGGGCGGCCATGGCCTTCTCCTCGGTGTTTGTGGTGACCAACAGCCTGCGGCTGCGCCGTTTCCGCTGA
- a CDS encoding citrate synthase, whose translation MSDNSVVLRYGDGEYTYPVVDSTVGDKGFDIGKLRGQTGLVTLDSGYGNTAAYKSAVTYLDGEAGILRYRGYPIEQLAERSTFLEVAYLLINGELPTVDELTTFKNDITRHTLLHEDVKNFYKGFPRDAHPMAMLSSVVSALSTFYQDSHNPHDEKQRDLSTIRLLAKLPTIAAYAYKKSIGHPFVYPRNDLGYVENFLRMTFSVPAQEFELDPVVVAALDKLLILHADHEQNCSTSTVRLVGSSQANMFASISAGISALWGPLHGGANQSVLEMLEGIRDSGSDVDTFIRKVKNKEDGVRLMGFGHRVYKNFDPRAKIIKAAAHDVLSALGKEDELLDIALKLEEHALSDDYFVERKLYPNVDFYTGLIYRAMGFPTEMFTVLFALGRLPGWIAQWTEMIKEPGSRIGRPRQIYTGVELRDFVPVEER comes from the coding sequence GTGAGCGACAACTCTGTAGTACTGCGGTACGGCGACGGCGAGTACACCTACCCGGTGGTCGACAGCACCGTCGGCGACAAGGGCTTCGACATCGGGAAGCTCCGCGGCCAGACCGGGCTGGTGACCCTGGACAGCGGGTACGGCAACACGGCCGCCTATAAATCCGCTGTCACCTACCTCGACGGCGAGGCGGGCATCCTCCGCTACCGCGGCTACCCCATCGAGCAGCTGGCCGAGCGCTCCACCTTCCTTGAGGTGGCGTACCTGCTGATCAACGGCGAGCTGCCCACCGTCGACGAGCTGACGACGTTCAAGAACGACATCACGCGGCACACCCTGCTGCACGAGGACGTCAAGAACTTCTACAAGGGCTTCCCGCGCGACGCCCACCCGATGGCCATGCTGTCCTCGGTCGTCTCGGCGCTGTCCACCTTCTACCAGGACAGCCACAACCCGCACGACGAGAAGCAGCGCGACCTCTCCACGATCCGGCTGCTCGCGAAGCTCCCGACGATCGCGGCGTACGCGTACAAGAAGTCGATCGGCCACCCGTTCGTCTACCCGCGCAACGACCTCGGCTACGTCGAGAACTTCCTGCGTATGACCTTCTCGGTCCCGGCGCAGGAGTTCGAGCTGGACCCGGTCGTGGTCGCCGCCCTCGACAAGCTGCTCATCCTGCACGCCGACCACGAGCAGAACTGCTCGACGTCGACGGTCCGCCTGGTGGGTTCGTCGCAGGCGAACATGTTCGCCTCGATCTCGGCCGGCATCAGCGCCCTGTGGGGCCCGCTGCACGGCGGCGCCAACCAGTCCGTGCTGGAGATGCTCGAGGGCATCCGCGACTCCGGCTCCGACGTCGACACCTTCATCCGCAAGGTGAAGAACAAGGAGGACGGCGTCCGTCTGATGGGCTTCGGCCACCGGGTCTACAAGAACTTCGACCCGCGCGCTAAGATCATCAAGGCCGCCGCGCACGATGTGCTCTCCGCGCTGGGCAAGGAGGACGAGCTCCTCGACATCGCCCTGAAGCTGGAGGAGCACGCCCTCTCCGACGACTACTTCGTCGAGCGCAAGCTCTACCCGAACGTCGACTTCTACACCGGCCTGATCTACCGCGCCATGGGCTTCCCGACCGAGATGTTCACGGTCCTGTTCGCCCTCGGCCGGCTCCCGGGCTGGATCGCCCAGTGGACCGAGATGATCAAGGAGCCGGGCTCCCGCATCGGCCGCCCGCGCCAGATCTACACGGGTGTGGAGCTGCGCGACTTCGTGCCGGTCGAGGAGCGCTGA
- a CDS encoding ATP-dependent RecD-like DNA helicase: MAQQAGTPTSGERRMAVLEGVLERITYANEENGYTVARVDTGRGAGDLLTVVGALLGAQAGESLRMEGRWGSHPQYGKQFHVENYTTVLPATVQGIRRYLGSGLVKGIGPVFADRITQHFGTDTLRIIEEEPKRLIEVPGLGPKRTKKIADAWEEQKAIKEVMLFLQTVEVSTSIAVRIYKKYGDASISVVKNHPYRLAADVWGIGFLTADKIAQSVGIPHDSPERVKAGLQYALSQSADQGHCFLPEERLISDAVKLLAVDTGLVIECLAELAQPGEDGEDPGVVREKVPGPDGNQSEPVTAVYLVPFHRAEIALSSQLLRLLRTDQDRMPGFQDVDWDKALGWLKTRTGAELAPEQEAAVRLALTQKVAVLTGGPGCGKSFTVRSIVELARARRAKVLLAAPTGRAAKRLAELTGAEASTVHRLLELKPGGDAAYDRDRPLDADLVVVDEASMLDLLLANKLVKAVPPGAHLLFVGDVDQLPSVGAGEVLRDLLADGSPVPAVRLTRVFRQAQQSGVVTNAHRINAGQHPLTDGLKDFFLFVEDDTEEAGRLTVDVAARRIPAKFGLDPRRDVQVLAPMHRGPAGAGTLNGLLQQAITPGRPDLPEKRFGGRVFRVGDKVTQIRNNYEKGKNGVFNGTVGVVTSLDPVDQRMTVLTDEDEEVPYEFDELDELAHAYAVTIHRSQGSEYPAVVIPVTTGAWMMLQRNLLYTAVTRAKRLVVLVGSRKAIGQAVRTVSAGRRCTALDFRLRGS, translated from the coding sequence ATGGCTCAACAGGCGGGGACCCCCACGAGTGGTGAGCGGCGGATGGCCGTGCTTGAAGGCGTGCTGGAGCGGATCACGTACGCCAACGAGGAGAACGGGTACACGGTCGCCCGGGTCGACACCGGAAGAGGCGCCGGCGATCTCCTCACGGTCGTCGGTGCGCTGCTCGGTGCCCAGGCCGGGGAGTCGCTGCGGATGGAGGGCCGTTGGGGCTCGCACCCCCAGTACGGCAAGCAGTTCCACGTCGAGAACTACACGACCGTCCTGCCCGCCACCGTCCAGGGCATCCGGCGATACCTGGGGTCCGGGCTGGTCAAGGGGATCGGACCCGTCTTCGCCGATCGCATCACGCAGCACTTCGGCACCGACACCCTCCGCATCATCGAGGAGGAGCCCAAGCGGCTCATCGAGGTCCCAGGCCTCGGCCCCAAGCGGACCAAGAAGATCGCCGACGCCTGGGAGGAGCAGAAGGCGATCAAGGAGGTCATGCTCTTCCTCCAGACCGTCGAGGTGTCGACGTCCATCGCCGTGCGGATCTACAAGAAGTACGGGGACGCTTCGATCTCCGTCGTCAAGAACCATCCCTATCGGCTCGCCGCCGACGTCTGGGGCATCGGGTTCCTCACCGCCGACAAGATCGCCCAGTCCGTCGGGATTCCGCACGACAGTCCGGAGCGGGTCAAGGCCGGTCTGCAGTACGCGCTGTCCCAGTCCGCCGACCAAGGGCACTGTTTCCTGCCGGAGGAGCGGCTGATCTCCGATGCCGTGAAGCTGCTCGCCGTCGACACCGGGCTTGTCATCGAGTGCCTCGCCGAGCTGGCCCAGCCAGGAGAGGACGGCGAGGACCCGGGCGTCGTACGGGAGAAGGTGCCCGGGCCGGACGGGAACCAGTCCGAGCCTGTCACGGCCGTCTACCTCGTCCCCTTCCACCGGGCCGAAATCGCCCTCTCCTCCCAGCTCCTCCGCCTGCTCCGCACGGATCAGGACCGTATGCCGGGCTTCCAGGACGTCGACTGGGACAAGGCCCTCGGCTGGCTGAAGACGCGTACCGGGGCCGAACTCGCGCCCGAGCAGGAGGCCGCCGTACGCCTCGCGCTCACCCAGAAGGTCGCCGTGCTCACCGGTGGGCCCGGCTGCGGCAAGTCCTTCACCGTGCGGTCGATCGTGGAGCTGGCCCGTGCCAGGCGGGCCAAAGTGCTGCTTGCCGCGCCGACCGGGCGAGCGGCCAAGCGCCTCGCCGAGCTGACCGGGGCAGAAGCCTCCACCGTCCACCGGCTGCTGGAGCTGAAGCCCGGTGGGGACGCCGCCTATGACCGGGATCGGCCGCTCGATGCCGATCTCGTCGTAGTGGACGAAGCCTCCATGCTGGATCTGCTGCTCGCCAACAAGCTCGTCAAGGCCGTGCCGCCGGGGGCCCATCTCCTCTTCGTCGGGGACGTCGACCAGTTGCCCAGCGTGGGTGCCGGCGAAGTCCTTCGCGATCTGCTCGCCGACGGGAGCCCCGTCCCCGCCGTCCGGCTCACCCGGGTGTTCCGGCAGGCCCAGCAGTCCGGCGTCGTCACCAACGCGCACCGGATCAACGCGGGGCAGCATCCGCTCACCGACGGGCTGAAGGACTTCTTCCTCTTCGTGGAGGACGACACGGAGGAGGCCGGGCGGCTCACCGTGGACGTGGCGGCCCGTCGGATTCCGGCCAAGTTCGGGCTGGATCCGCGGCGGGATGTGCAGGTGCTCGCGCCGATGCACCGGGGGCCGGCCGGGGCGGGCACCCTCAATGGGCTGCTCCAGCAGGCCATCACCCCCGGCCGTCCCGACCTGCCCGAGAAGCGGTTCGGCGGTCGGGTCTTCCGGGTCGGCGACAAGGTCACCCAGATTCGCAACAATTACGAGAAAGGGAAGAACGGTGTCTTCAACGGCACCGTCGGCGTCGTCACGTCGCTCGATCCGGTCGACCAGCGCATGACGGTGCTGACGGACGAGGACGAGGAGGTTCCGTACGAATTCGACGAACTGGACGAACTGGCCCATGCGTACGCGGTGACGATTCACCGTTCGCAGGGGAGTGAATATCCCGCCGTCGTGATCCCTGTCACCACTGGCGCGTGGATGATGTTGCAGCGGAACCTGCTGTACACGGCGGTGACACGGGCGAAACGACTGGTCGTCCTCGTCGGTTCACGCAAGGCGATCGGACAGGCGGTGCGCACGGTGTCCGCGGGACGGCGTTGCACGGCACTGGACTTCCGGCTGCGCGGCTCCTGA
- a CDS encoding pore-forming ESAT-6 family protein — MAGAGAGAGAGADRRSYDTSASADVQGNLAGVIAQLETVIAARDKQVKKAMADFTADGVADEYHGKERRWNHASQEVRNIIHLLKTTMEKNDSTAHSTLARAKSAVDNIG; from the coding sequence ATGGCGGGTGCGGGTGCGGGTGCGGGTGCGGGTGCGGATCGTCGTTCGTACGACACGTCGGCGTCGGCGGATGTGCAGGGGAATCTCGCGGGGGTGATCGCTCAGTTGGAGACGGTGATCGCGGCGCGGGACAAGCAGGTGAAGAAGGCGATGGCGGACTTCACGGCGGATGGTGTGGCGGATGAGTACCACGGTAAGGAGCGCCGTTGGAACCATGCGTCGCAGGAGGTGCGGAACATCATTCATCTGCTGAAGACGACGATGGAGAAGAACGACTCGACGGCGCATTCGACGCTGGCGAGGGCGAAGTCCGCGGTGGACAACATCGGCTGA
- a CDS encoding DUF397 domain-containing protein has protein sequence MDNWRKSSYSGEGDGNNCVEIAPTPAHTAVRDSKAPTRATLTFPTPTFTTFLEALKSEA, from the coding sequence ATGGACAACTGGCGAAAGTCGTCCTACTCCGGGGAGGGCGACGGCAACAACTGCGTAGAGATTGCCCCGACCCCCGCTCACACAGCCGTCCGCGACTCCAAGGCCCCCACGCGAGCCACCCTCACCTTCCCCACTCCCACCTTCACCACCTTCCTCGAAGCTCTGAAGAGCGAGGCGTGA
- a CDS encoding helix-turn-helix transcriptional regulator yields the protein MTLRREPTARQLRLATELRRLREAAGLTSRQAASLLGVSPAQITHIESGLAGVSEQRLRRLASHYACTDKEFIDALVAMAADRTRGWWEEYRGRLPTSFMDLSELDHHAAFQKDVAILYVPGLLQTEDYARAVFSSRLPELTCDELELRVRHRMTRQTKVTFSHEIVIHEAALRIRVGDRAAARDQLTRLLELSGTDRITLRVIPFDLDGFARASSTMTYVGGPVSKLDTVSRDAPHGSVFLDSEAQLSTYRTRFRKVEAVSLEPDRSRDFINRLLKEL from the coding sequence ATGACATTGAGGCGTGAACCAACCGCGCGTCAGCTGCGCCTGGCGACCGAGCTGCGCAGGTTGCGTGAAGCGGCAGGGCTCACCTCCCGCCAAGCGGCGTCCTTGCTCGGTGTGAGTCCCGCCCAGATCACCCACATCGAGTCCGGACTGGCAGGAGTGAGCGAGCAACGGCTGCGCCGTCTCGCATCCCACTACGCCTGTACGGACAAAGAGTTCATCGACGCCCTGGTCGCGATGGCCGCCGATCGGACTCGTGGCTGGTGGGAGGAATACCGGGGCCGCTTGCCCACCTCATTCATGGACCTGTCGGAACTCGATCATCATGCCGCGTTCCAGAAGGACGTGGCCATCCTGTACGTACCCGGCCTGCTCCAGACGGAGGACTACGCTCGCGCGGTCTTCTCCTCTCGCCTGCCCGAACTGACTTGCGATGAGCTTGAGTTGCGTGTCCGCCATCGGATGACACGTCAGACCAAAGTCACCTTCTCTCACGAGATCGTCATCCACGAAGCCGCTCTGCGTATCAGGGTCGGCGACCGTGCTGCAGCGCGGGATCAACTCACCCGGCTCCTGGAGCTTTCGGGAACGGATCGCATCACCCTGCGTGTCATCCCGTTCGACCTGGACGGCTTCGCTAGAGCGTCGAGCACGATGACTTACGTAGGCGGTCCTGTATCCAAGCTGGACACCGTCTCGCGTGATGCACCGCATGGCTCGGTCTTCCTCGATTCCGAAGCCCAGCTCAGCACCTATCGAACGCGCTTCCGTAAGGTAGAGGCCGTATCACTCGAACCGGACCGGTCGCGCGACTTCATCAACCGGCTGCTGAAAGAGCTGTGA
- a CDS encoding ATP-binding protein, which translates to MPEIEAWDYTLYIPNDLRAVTVCRRTLRLILTLHGLIGIVDTAELLAAELVSNAVRHTKGPAALRVRRTPEGTVWIGAWDTDPAPPDPPRPLEQVAELEDGRGLGLVRACAEYWGWQPTARFGDRGKYVWCELGAA; encoded by the coding sequence ATGCCCGAAATCGAAGCCTGGGACTACACGCTCTACATCCCCAACGACCTCAGAGCCGTCACGGTGTGCCGGCGCACGCTCCGTCTGATCCTCACCCTGCACGGGCTCATCGGGATCGTGGACACGGCGGAGCTACTGGCGGCTGAGCTGGTCTCCAATGCAGTACGGCATACGAAGGGGCCGGCGGCGCTCAGGGTCCGTCGTACCCCGGAGGGCACGGTGTGGATCGGGGCGTGGGACACCGACCCCGCCCCGCCGGACCCACCACGGCCCCTGGAGCAAGTCGCGGAGCTGGAGGACGGGCGGGGGCTGGGGCTGGTGAGGGCCTGTGCGGAGTACTGGGGGTGGCAGCCGACGGCCCGGTTCGGGGACCGGGGAAAGTACGTGTGGTGTGAGCTGGGGGCAGCGTAA
- a CDS encoding SDR family NAD(P)-dependent oxidoreductase — MDDSVTGGVPIAGATVLVTGANRGLGRVMARMLVERGARRVYGGARDPRSVVEPGVVPVHLDVTDPGQVAAAAETCSDVTLLVNNAGVLANSPLLAAPGTDAARAEMEVNYFGTLAMCRAFAPLLVAHAPGALVNVLSIGSWFTNPAMGSYSASKAAAWAMTNGIRGS; from the coding sequence GTGGACGACTCCGTGACCGGGGGCGTGCCGATCGCTGGAGCCACCGTCCTGGTGACCGGCGCCAACCGTGGGCTGGGGCGGGTGATGGCGCGGATGCTGGTGGAGCGTGGTGCCCGGCGCGTCTACGGCGGGGCCCGCGACCCGCGCTCGGTCGTGGAGCCCGGCGTCGTTCCGGTCCACCTCGACGTCACCGATCCCGGCCAGGTGGCCGCTGCTGCCGAGACCTGCTCCGACGTGACCCTGCTCGTGAACAACGCCGGAGTACTGGCCAACAGCCCCTTGCTCGCCGCACCCGGCACGGACGCCGCCCGCGCGGAGATGGAGGTCAACTACTTCGGCACCCTCGCCATGTGCCGTGCCTTCGCGCCGCTGCTCGTCGCCCACGCCCCTGGCGCCCTCGTCAACGTGCTGTCGATCGGCAGCTGGTTCACCAACCCGGCGATGGGCTCGTACAGCGCCTCCAAGGCCGCCGCCTGGGCCATGACCAACGGGATCCGGGGGAGCTGA